The genomic stretch ACCCAGGGGCTGCGCTTCGGTCCCTCCGGCAGGGTCACCCTGTGGACGAAGGAGGTGGGCGATGACGGGACGCCCCGCCAGAAGGAGGTGCGGGGCCGCTACACGGTGCGCGGCAGGCAGGTAGCGCTTCGGTTGAATGGCCGTGCGCCGCTCGAAGGCACGCTGACGGAGACGGGCGCGCTCACCTTCCCTGGCCTGGAGACGTTCACCGACTCACCTTCGGAATGCGAGGCGTGAGCCCCCGCGGGCCTCCGTGCATTCCAGCCATCAGTCGCGAGGCGAGGCACGCTCGCTTTCAGATACGGCCCGCGCAACCCCCTTGGCACCCATGCCGCGCGTCGTCATGGTGCGCACGGGGGCAGGTGGGAAGGGATGATTCTTCGGGGTGGAATCAGGGCGTGAGGCGGATGTGGCGGCGGCCCCCTCTACTTCTGCACAACAGCCAGGACGCTCCCGCCGGGTGAAACGAAGCCCGGCAGGGCGCCCCTTTGGCCCGATCCACGACGGGCCTGGACCTCAGGCCGCCTTGGTCTTCGCGGCCGGCAGCGACAGCGCGTACCACGCCGTGCGGAAGGCCTTCAGCTCGCGCAGGCCCGCCGGGTGACGGCCCAGGGCCGGCGCCATGGTGACGGGCAGGCCCAGCTTCTTCTCGATGGCCTTCGCCGCGTTGAGCTCCAGCTTGCGCCGGTTCTCGCACTTCTCGCAGGTGGACTTGGGGCCCACGCGGTTGACGAGCACCCGCTCCACGGGGAGCTTCTTCTCCTGCAGGTACTCCACCAGCCGCTCGGTGCGGGCCGCGGCCAGCTCCTCGCCACGCGTGACGACCACGAAGCGCGCCTCGCTCGGGGAGGCCAGCGCGTCCTCGAAGCGCTTCACGTGCTTGAGCATCCCGGCGATGTCGTCCGCCAGCTCGCCCAGGCCCTTGGCGCGGTGCTTGGTGAGCACCGCGTGCAGCGCGCCCAGCCACGTCTTGGCCGTCTCCGCCAGCTCCACCACGCGCACGGACGTCACCACCGGCGACGAGTCCACCACGATGCGCTTGAAGCGCTCCTGCACCAGCGCGTCCGTCAGACAGGACAGCGCGGCCAGCTCGTCGATGCCCGGCGGCGCGCACTCCAGCAGGTTGCGCAGGTAGAGCAGATCCGCGGGCACCTCGCTGCCCGACCGGGGAGCGCCCTCGAAGGCCTTCTCCGCCTTCTCCTTCACCCGCTTGCGCAGGGCATTGAACCAGCCGGCGATGTCCAGCTCACGCGCGTACAGGCCCTTGGTGCCCTTCACCTGCGTTTCCGTGTCCGTCAGGCGGCTCTGCAGCACGTCCGACAGCGAGTGCGCCGGATCCGTGGAGATGAGGAGCACCGGCCCCTCCTTCTCCGTCAGCGTCACCGCGGCGGCGGCGGCGCAGGAGCTCTTGCCCACCCCGCCCTGCCCCACGAAGAAGATGAGCCGCGTGGGCGGCAGCGGCGGCGCGGCGATGGGCGGCATGGACGGCGCGCGCACCAGCGCCGGAGGCCCTTCGGCCGCGGCGAACTCCAGCGCCTTGGTCTCCTTGCCACTGGCCCACGCCTTGGCGAACAGCGCCAGGCCATCCAGCCCGCGCGGCGCCACTTCACGCCGGCCCAGCAGGTGCACCGGCACCGTCTTGTCCAGCGCCTGGAACTTGCGGACGTGAGGGGCCTGTAGGCCGCGGCGGCCCTGGCACGCGGGACAGCCGTCCTTGTCCTCGATCTGGTTGACGACGATCTCCGTCACCGGCAGCCCGCGCTCGCGAAGCTGGGTGAAGAGCATGCGCGTCTGCGCCTCGGGCACCGGCTCCGCCAGCGCCACCAGGTGGAAGGCCGTGCGCGCGGGGTCCTTCAGCAGCGCCAGCAGCTTCTCCGCCTTCTGCCCCACCTGCTCCAGGAAGCCGGGCGCCTCGGCCGCGGCCGCCGCCTTCTTGCCCTTCTTCGCCGGCGCCTCCGTCTTGTCCCCACCGGCCTTCACCAGGCCCAGGAACTTGCGCAGGCTCGTCGGCAGGTCGAACAGCCGCAGGGTGTGGCTGGTCGGCGCGGCGTCCACCACGATGCGGTCGAACTCCTCGCCCTCCAGCAGGTCCACCACGTGGAAGAGCGCCACCAGCTCCTCCAGCCCCGGCACGGCCTGCTGGTACAGCTTGCCCATGTCGTCGTCCGACACGTGCGTGCCCTTCGCCGCGGCCTTCGACAGCGCGGGCAGGTAGGACGCCAGGAAGGGCTTCATCAGCGCCGCCGGCTCCACTTCCAGGCCGTACACGCCGCCGTCTCCCTTGCCCGGGACCAGCTTGGTCGCCTTGGCCGGGAGCTTCTTCTTCACCAGGTCCGACAGGGAGCGGACCGGATCCAACGACACGAGCAGCACCCGTTCCTTGGGCGCATCCTCCGACAGCCTCAACGCATATGCCGCCGCGAGCGTAGTCTTACCTACCCCGCCTTTGCCGCCGAAGAAGTGAAGTACTCGCGCGTCGCTCATTGCGTTGTGGCCTTCCTTGTGCCCCCCCGCGGCACCCGATGCACACTCCGGGGCGCCCGAATAGATTGGCGCCGCTGGAGTTGCCCGAGGCGTGGAACATGTACGGCCGGGCACTCCCTGTGGGTGGGAGACCCCCCCAGAATCCCCCGTCCGGAGGTCAAAAGTCAAGAATTGACGGGGGTTTCGCGGCGGGGTCGCCGCCTGGGCGGGCGTCCCCTCCGAGCCAGGCCAAGAGCCCGGAATCCGAAGGGGATTTCCTACCCGTGAGGTCAGCGGATGACGAACGAGTTGGTGCCCATGGCCCCCATCCCGCCGTCGCTTCCCTGCCCGCCCAGGGGACCGCCACCGCCGCCGCCGGGCGCCTGCTGCGCGCGGGCCTCGGCCGCGTAGCGGTTGAGCTTGTTGTAGAGCGTCTTCTCGCTCACCCCCAGCACCTCGGCGGTGCGGGCCTTGTTGTTCCCGTTCCGCTGGAGGCTGCCCAGGATGTACTCGCGCTCCACCGCGTCCAGGCTCAGCCCGAAGGGCAGCCGGAAGGTGTGGCGCTCCGGGCTCTTGCCCGCCATGTCGGGCGGCAGGTGCTCGCGGGTGATCAGCTCCCCGTCGCACAGGATGACGGCGCGCTCCACCGCGTTGCGCAGCTCGCGGATGTTGCCCGGCCAGTCGTAGTTCTTCAGGACCTCCATGGCCTCCGGGTGCACGCCGCTGACGCGCTTGCCGGAGTCGCCGCGGAACTTGTCCACGAAGTGCTGCACCAGGATGGGGACGTCGTCGCGGCGCTCGCGCAGGGGCGGCAGGTGGATCTGGAAGACGTTGAGGCGGAAGTAGAGGTCCTCGCGGAAGCGCCCGTTCTTGATCTCCTGCTTGAGGTCGCGGTTGGTGGCGCAGAGCACGCGCACGTCCACCTCGATCTCCACCTTGCCGCCCAGCCGGCGCAGCCTGCCCTCTTCCAGCACGCGCAGGAGCTTGGCCTGCAGCTCGATGGGAATCTCACCCAATTCGTCCAGGAAGAGCGTGCCGCCGTGGGCCATCTCGAACACGCCGGGCCGCCGCTGATCCGCGCCGGTGAAGGCGCCGCGCTCGTGGCCGAACAGCTCGGACTCGATGAGCGTGGCCGGGATGGAAGCGCAGTTGATGGCGATGAAGGGCTTGTCGCGGCGCAGGGACAGGTTGTGCACCGCGCGGGACACCACTTCCTTGCCCGTGCCGGACTCGCCGCTGATGGACACGCTGGCCTTGGAAGGCGCCACCTTCTCCACCAGCTCGATGACCTTGCGCATGCCCGCGGACTGGGCAATCAGGTCCGACGAGCCGAGCTGCTTCAGCCGCCGCCGCAGCGTCTGCACCTCGCGCATCGTCTCCTTCTTCTCCAGCGCCCGGTCGATACAGACCTTGAGCCGCGCGGTATCCAGCGGCTTGACGATGAAGTCGTAGGCGCCCTCGCGGATGGACTCCACCGCGGCGTCGATGGTGCCCCGCCCCGTCAGGAAGACCACCGGGCAGTCCGGCAGCTCCTCCTTCAGGTTGCGCAGCAACCAGAGCCCATCCGTCTCCGGCATGGCCAGATCCGACAGGACCACGTCCGGCCGGAACTCGTTCGCCTTTCGGAGGGCGTCATGCCCGTCGAATGCGATCTCGACCTTGTGTCCCCAGGCGCTGAGCATGTCCGCCAGCGCCTCACACGTGTCGCGTTCGTCATCCACGGCCAGGATTCGTGCGCTGCCCAAGTGAAGACCTCCCGTACTGCGTCGTGACGCGAAGTTGTCGTGACTCGAAATCAGAAGCCGGCCCGTCTCGATGAGACACTCAGGCGCGGGAGAAACTCAGGCGGCACAGCCCCGCCCGGACGTACAGGTCGACGCCCAGCTGTGAACAGCGCAGTTGCAGCGCGGCCACGGCTTCAGGCAGGGGCTCGGGGCAGGCGCCGGCCGAATCCTCGACCTCCAGCACCGCGCTCGTCTCGTCCCCGCGCACCGTGACGCGGATCGAGCCGCCATTCTCCGCCCGGCGGAAGGCGCGCAGCAGCGTCTGGATGAGGAAGAAGCCCAGCTCCGACGTGTCCGGCAGGCGGACCTGGACGCCCGCCTCCACCGCCGCCTGGACCTGGACGCGGCGCTTGCGGCCCTCGTGCCCCAGCACGCCCAGCGCCCGCGTGGTGACCTCCGACAGGTCCGCCACGCCCGGCGCGCCGCCTCGGAAGACGATGAAGTCGCTGAACAGCTTCAGGATGCCGTCCACGCGCTGGATCTGATCGCGCATGGCCTTGAGGTTCTTCTCCTGTGACGGCGGCACGCTGCCGGTCTCCGCCTTCAGCTTCTCCGACAGGACCTCCAGGTGGATGGCCAGCGCGTTCAGCGGATTGCGGACGTCGTGCAGCAGGCTGTCCATCAGCGTGGGGACGGCCAGGTATCGGGCCGCGCCCACCACGGGCTGCGGCGCGTCCCCAACAGAGGATGCACTATTTGACATTGCTGTCGAGGTAACCAACTGGAACTCCTCGGGATTTTCCCTGATCCACCCCCGCCGCCGCCCAACCGGAGCCAAGAGTTAGGGAGCCGTTCCAACATCGTCAACCCTGGGGCGGTAATTCTTGCCGGAAGCGGCAAATTCCCCATGCACGGCGCGGACTTAGGTCCGCCCGCGAGTGTCTTTCAGGTGACGATTGAGGAGCGCGCGCGATCCGCGCGGAAATGCCCGTACTGCCCCGCGGTGCGGGGCGATCAGGCACCCGAGGCGGGAGGCCGGGCGGCGTCGCCCAGACCCACCAGGTCCAGCTTCAGCCGGGCCGCGTACTCGAAGATGCGAGGGTCCCGGTAGAACTCGCCGAACACGATGCGCACCAGGCCCGCGTTGGCGATCAGCTTGAAGCACGGCCAGCACGGCGAGGCGGTGGTGTAGATGGTCGCCCCGTCGATGCTGACGCCGTTGGTGGCCGCCTGGATGATGGCGTTGGCCTCCGCGTGGACGGTGGCCACGCAGTGGCCGTTCTCCATCATGTGGCCCACGTCATCGCAGTGCGGCAGCCCGCGGATGGCGCCGTTGTAGCCGGTGGACAGGATGGTCCTTCCCCGGACGATGACGGCGCCCACGTGCTTGCGATCACACGTGGCGCGCGAGGCCACCTGCGTCGCGATGTCCATGAAGTACTGATCCCACGAGACACGTCCGGCCATCCCACACCTCCAGACCGGCGGATGTAACCCGCTCTCGCGTGGTGTCGAGATTCCTGCCGGCCCGCCCAGCGGGCCTGAGACACCGCGCGAAGTGACTAGCGCCCGGCGGCGTGGGCGAGTCCACCTTCCGTCGCGGGCTTGCGCGCCAGCAGCCGGCCAAAGCCCTTGGCCTGGAGGAAGTGGCGCACCTTCGCGCTGGGTGCGGCGAACGTCTCTCCCGGCATGGGCACGTCGAAGCTGTAGTTCTCCTCCTGCACCTCGAAGTCCACCTTCGCGGTGCGGTAGCCCTCCACGATGGCCAGCAGCCGGCCCGTCGTCAGGCTGAAGATGCCGCCGCCCGACGCGCCGTAGCCGATGGGGGCGTCCGTCTTCACCATCTTCGGGCGCTGGGACTCCTTGTCCCATTCGACCTGGGACAGCATGCCTCCGGACAGCGACAGCGCGCGGCCAAACGGCGAGGCGGCCACCACCACGTCCTCACCCAGCTCCAGCTCCGCGTCGTCCGCCAGCTCCACCGCGGGCAGGTCCAGCCCTGGCACGCGCACCAGCGCGAGGTCCAGGTCAGGCACCTGCCCCATGGCCACCACCTCGCCCCGGTGCTCCAGCGACTCCGCGCGGCGGTCCACCAGCACGCGCAGCTCCGGAGCCTCCATCCCGTCCATGGCCACCGCATGCGCGTTGGTGACCACCCAGGCGACCATGGCCCCGCTCTCATCCCGCTCGGCGCCCACCACCACGCCCGACGCCGTGCTGAGCACCCTTCCCTGCGAGGCGAGCTGCAGCCGCACGTTGTGGGGGAGGATGCGCCGCACCTGCTCCTTGCGCGTCATGCGAGGCGCGTCCGGCACCGCGAGGACCCGCTCGACGACGGGCGCCACCTGAGACGCGGGGGTGGCGGCGGCCGGCTGAGACGGCGCACCGGCGCACGACACGAGGGCGAGCAGGGCGGGGGCGCCCAGGAGGAAGCGGGTCATCGACTCTCCGGTCTGGGGGGAAAACGGATGCAGCCAGTACAACTCCCTGGCAGCCCCCATCATCCCGAGCCCTTTCCGGCTTTGAAAGCAGGCGTCCAGGCGGGCCCCGGACGCCTGCCCGGTCACGCGTAGCGCTTCTTCATCAGGAAGAGGATGGCGTCCTTCGCGCACGCCTCGCAGTAGCCGTAGCGCTCCGCCATCGTCTTCAGCGTGCTCTGCACCTGCGTCTGCTCGCGCGCGGTGAGCTGGTTGCGGTCCTCGGACAGGTACTTGAGGATGTTCTCCTTGTTCTTGCGCAGCACCCGCTTGCGCTCCTCGAAGTAGTGGTCTCGCAGGCGCTTGAACATGTCCGGGAAGATGCGGCCGTAGTCCATGACCGCGTCCGGGTTGTCCAGCCGGTGCGCGCCGATGGAGGCGATGAGCCCCCGGCGGAAGTCGGCGGCGTCCTCGCCGCGCGGCATGATGATGGCCTCCACCTCCACCATGCGCTGCTCTTCTGGCGCCTCCATCACCCCGGTGACGCGGTTGCGCATCTTCTCTCCGCGCACCCAATGGCTGATGGTCTGGATGTAGCGCTCCACCAGCTCGCGGTACTGCCCCTCCGACACCAGGCCCATGGACTCGCGCACCTCCGAATCCACCCGGTCCAGGTACTCCGCCTCCGCCAGCTTCACGAAGGCGTCATGGTCGTGGTAGCCGTCCACCACCTCCTGCAAGAGGAACTCGTAGACGCTCTTGTCCTTGCAGATGGCGGACAGCTCCTCCAGCACCGCCAGCGCGTTGAGACACTTGTAGTCGGCGTTCTGCGCGGCATTGAAGAGCGCCGTCTTTATTTCGCGCGCGCTGGCGCCCGAGCGTCCCTCGTAGTTGGGGTACGCGTCCGACTCCGTGAACAGCTCCTCGCGCAGCTTGCGCAGCTCCTTGGTGTTGGCCAGGCTCAGGCGATCCGGCGGCGCGCCCTCTTCGTAGAGGTGCAGCTTCTCCACCGGCGTCACCTGGTCGATGAGCTCCTTCACGTCCTGCGGGTAGCGGTCCGGAATGGGCTTCTTCAGCCGGGTGAGCACCGCCCACATGGCCGCCAGCTCCGTGGCATGCGGTGCCACGTGCTTGCCCACGGTGGTGGAGGTGATCTGCGCGTCGTAGATCTGCTGCTCGGTGCGGTAGCGGCGCAGGTAGGGCACGCGCACCAGCTCGATGCGGCCCTTGAAGGATGCGAAGTCCGGCAGCTCCTTGAAGGCGTTGAGGTGCTTCTCGTTCGCCGACGCGATGAGCACCTCGTCGAGCTGGAGGACAAAGGGCTCCAGCGGGACCTCGCCCGTCTCGCTGAAGCCCAGCAGGTACTTGAAGGCCTCCAATGGCCGCTTGAGCAGGTCCGCGTACTCGATGAGGCCGCGGTTGGCGTGGACCAGGGGGCCGTGCGGCTCGAAGAGCACCGTGCTGTGCAGCGGCGCGGGCACGTTGAGCTGGGTGCGGTCCGCGGTGAGCTGCTGGACGACGGCGTCCACGCTCATCTGCGGCTCCACCGTCACCGTGCCCACCTGATAGCGGCGCGACACGTAGAAGCGCTCCACCTGGACGTGGCGCATCACCTTCAGCCAGTCCCCGCCGTAGGAATTGAGCAGCGCGGTGTAGATGCGGCGGCACTTGGAGCACAGCTCGCCATCACGCACGTAGTCGGACAGGATGAAGTCGCCGCTCTCCCCGTCCCCGTTGCCCAGGCCCTTCTTCTTGAGGGCCGTCTCCAGCAGCTTGCGGCGCTCGCCGGGCGGGACGGCGAAGAGCGGATGGTCCCGCAGCTCGCAAGGCATGCGCAGGTCGATGGACTCCGCCTCCAGGTGCGCGAAGGTGGTCATCTCCCCACTGGCGGAGTCCCGCTCGCCGAAGCCGATGGAGCCCTTGATGAGCTTCTCCGACGGGAACACCCAGGCGAGCCGGTAGAGCGCGCCCTGGGGCAGCCGGGAGTACGCCTCCATGCCCTCCTTCAGGGCATTGACGAGCGTGGACTTGGCGCTGCCATTGGGCCCGTGCAGGAGGATGAGCTTGTTGATGCGGCCGGCCCGCACGAAGTTGCCGAGCAGCCGGTAGATGGCGTTCTGCACCTCCTCCTGGCCCGCCACCCGGTCGTCCCGGTCGCCGCCGGGCGCATCGAAGACCTGGAAGCGCCGGATGGTGCCCGTGGGATGCGGCACCGTCGTGGTGCCGAAGTGGTCCATCACGTCCCGCAGGTACTGCGCCGCGTTGCGGGCCTGGCCCTTCGGGTCGCTGAAGAAGAGGGAGAGATATTCCTCGAAGGAGAGAATCGACCGGTTCTTGACGAAGTCGGCGTTCACCTGCGCGCCCACTTCCTGCAGATAGCCCTTCGCGTCCAAGTTGATTCTCCTCTGGTCAGTCATCCACCACCAAGTTTTCCGCCCGGGCCACCAATGTCCAGCACCCCGGATGGCATTGTCGGCTGGGGCACGCGCTGCTGGCCACCGGGCGGGCACCGGGAGCGCTAAGGCCCCCTCCTGGGGAAGCAGGGAGCCCGGGTCCGCATTCCCGGGGAGCGGCAAACGTCGGGGTGTGTGAACTCGCGCGCGACGCGAGGGTGCGCTACGGTCTTTATCTTCCTCTGCGGCCTACCCACCCGGAGTCCAAGCAAGATGCACAAGGAGCCCATCATCGGCATCGACCTCGGCACGACGAACTCGTGCGCGGCGATCGTCGAGGACAGCGGGAACGTCAAGCTCATCCCCTACAAGGGCGGCGAGTACACCATCCCCTCGATCTTCGCGATCGACGACAAGGGGAACGAACTCATCGGCTACGAGGCCAAGCGCCAGTGGCAGCTCAACCCGCGCAACACCGTCTACGGCTCCAAGCGACTGGTGGGCCGGGGCTTCGGCACCGAGGTCGTCGACACGATGAAGAAGGTCGTGGCGTACAACATGCGCCCCGGCAAGCAGAGTGACGTCATCCTGGACGTGGGGAAGAAGGAGTTCGCCCTCCAGGAGGTCAGCGCCAAGATCCTGGGGAAGATCCGCGAGGTCGCCTCCAACTACCTGAAGATGCCCATCAAGCGGGCGGTGGTGACGGTCCCCGCCTACTTCAACGACCGGCAGCGCCAGTCGGTGAAGGACGCGGGCAAGCTCATCGACCTGGAGGTCGTCCGCATCATCAACGAGCCCACCGCGGCGGCGCTGGCCTACGGCGTGGGCAAGGGGCTGAAGGAAAAGGTCGTCATCTACGACCTGGGCGGCGGCACCTTCGACGTCTCCATCATCGAGATTCGCGACCGCGTCTTCGAGGTGAAGTCCACCGGCGGTGACGTCTTCCTCGGCGGCATCGACTTCGACAACGCCATCATCCACCACGTCCTCAAGGACTTCGCGGCGAAGACGGGCATCGACCTCGCCACGGACCCGGTGGCCATGCAGCGCATCAAGGACCTGGCCGAGCGCACGAAGATCGACCTGTCCGCGCGCGAGGAAGTCCCCTTCAACATCCCCTTCATCACGATGACGTCGCAGGGCCAGCCCCTGAACATCGAGATGAAGTTCACCCGGAAGATGCTGGAGCAGCTCACCAACCAGCTCGTGGATCGCACCCTGCAGATGGTGGCGCGCGTGCTGGTGGACTCCGGGCTGTCCACCAAGGACGTCGACGAGGTCATGCTCGTGGGCGGCCAGACGCGCATGCCCATCGTCCAGGACCGGCTCACCAAGTTCTTCGGCAAGCCGCCCAGCAAGGGCGTGCACCCGGACGAGGCGGTGGCCATTGGCGCCGCGCTCTACGCGCACTCGCTGCAGGACGACACCAACCTGCGCATCCAGTTGCTGGACGTGATTCCCATGGCCATTGGCCTGGAGAAGGCCGGCGGCGCCTTCCACGTCGTCTTCCCGCGCAACGCGGCCATTCCCAACGCCAAGCAATTGCTGGCCACCACCAGCATGGACAACCAGACCGAGCTCGCCGTGCGCATCTTCCAGGGCGACAACGAGCTGGTGGCCCGCAACGACATGCTGGGTGAGTTCACCTTCTCCGGCATCCAGCCCGGTCGCGCCGGCGCCGCGCAGGTGGAGATCACGTTCGACGTGAACGTGGAAGGCATCCTCACCATGCGCGCGCGTGACCCGGCGTCCGGCCGCGAGATGAAGACCACGGTGCGCGTCAGCCAGGCCTGATTCGCATCCCCTGCCCCGCTCCCATTCGCCAGGAGCGGAGCGCCCTCAACCGCCCCGGCCCACGGCCGCCGCTTCCGGCGGCAGGAAAGCCGTCGCGTCCTCCGGACCCAGCGGGCCCTGGCCCTCATCGCGGGCCAGCTCGAAGAGGCCCGCCTCCACGGGCACCAGGTGGAAGCGTGACGCCGCGCGCGCCTGGGCCCGGCCGCTGACCAGCACCTGCCCGCGCCCGGCCCGGACCGCCAGCCGCGCCGCGGTGTTCACCACGTCCCCCAGCACCGTGAAGTCCAGCCGGCCGGAGGCCTTCGCCCCCACGCTGCCGGCCACCAGGTCACCCGAATCCAGGCCCATGCAGACGCCATGCGCGTACGGTGCGCCCTCGCCGCCACGCGATGCCAGCGCGCCCAGTTGCCGGTGAATGGCGTGACAGGCCTCCAGCGCCAGGTCCACGTGCCCGGGGCCTCGGAAGACGGCCATCACCGCGTCCCCCATGAACTTGTCCACGATGCCGCCGCGCGCGAGCAACTCCGGGACAATGGCCTCGAAGTTGGCGTTGAGGCGGCGCAGGGACTCCGGCGGCGCTTCCTGGTGCAGCACCGGTGTGAAGGCATCCACGTCGATGAACACCACCGTGCCGTCCACCCACTCGCCCGCCATGGCGTCCGAGCCCTGGAGCAACGGCGGCAGACGCTCCAGCACCGCGCCCGGGACGAACATGCGCAACAGGCCGTTCTCCTCCGTGTAGCGCACGGTGCGGCGCAGCTCGCGCACGTGCTTCAGCGTCTTGACGAGCGTGGCCTCCAGGTCCGGGAAGTCGATGGGTTTGGTGATGAAGTCGAAGGCGCCGCGATTCATCGCCGTGCGAATGTTGTTCATGTCCCCATACGCGGAGACGATGACCACCCGGGTCAGCGAGCTGATCTCCCCCACGCGCGACAGGAACGTCAGCCCGTCCATGCGCGGCATGTTGATGTCGCAGAGGACGACTTCGATGTCGGGATGCTGGCGCATCTCCTCCAGCGCCTCCTCGCCGTCCGCGGCGAAGAGGAACTGGTAGACGGAGCGGCGGATCTGCTTGCGGAAGCTCTGCTCCATCAACACGACGATGTCCGGCTCGTCATCCACGACCAGGATCTTCGCCGGGCGCGACGGCCGGCCCGCGTCCACCGCGCTGGTGAGGGCGGAGGCCAACTCGTGCGCGGACTGGAAGCGGCGCGCGGGGTCCACGTCCAGGGCGCGCGCGAAGAAGGCGTCCACCTCCGTGCCCAGCTCCGGTGCCAGGCTGGACGGCGGCGCGGGCGGCGGCGGCACGTTGCCCAGGCGCATCTGCCGCAGTGACTCCAAGGGGAACGGGTGCTGCCCCGTCAGCGCGCGATACGCCACCACGGCCAGCGCCCAGAGGTCACAGCGGTGGTCCAGCCGCGGCTCCAGCCCTCGGAGCTGCTCGGGGCTCATGTACCGGGGCGTGCCGGCCATCTCCTCCTCGGGATGCGGCCGGGCCGCGCCGCCCGACATCAGCAGCGCCAGACCGAAGTCCAACACCTTCACCTGTTCGCCATGCTCCGTGCGCGCGAGGAACAGGTTGGCCGGCTTGAGGTCGCGGTGGATGACGCCCGCGGCATGCGCGGCGGTGAGCGCGCGGGCCGCCTGCGTCACCAGCCGCTCCACCATGGCCAGGGAC from Myxococcus xanthus encodes the following:
- a CDS encoding protein kinase domain-containing protein: MTGRSPPRGWLPWERAARSTLRGAGVRHFPLPMVEDSNSERQVIGDRYVLERRLAGGGMGTIWVALDPKLQRRVALKLMAAHCAPAPLARQQFEWEARAIARLQNPHVIQVHDCDLSGETPYIVMEWLVGEDLEALLNRRGRLSLAMVERLVTQAARALTAAHAAGVIHRDLKPANLFLARTEHGEQVKVLDFGLALLMSGGAARPHPEEEMAGTPRYMSPEQLRGLEPRLDHRCDLWALAVVAYRALTGQHPFPLESLRQMRLGNVPPPPAPPSSLAPELGTEVDAFFARALDVDPARRFQSAHELASALTSAVDAGRPSRPAKILVVDDEPDIVVLMEQSFRKQIRRSVYQFLFAADGEEALEEMRQHPDIEVVLCDINMPRMDGLTFLSRVGEISSLTRVVIVSAYGDMNNIRTAMNRGAFDFITKPIDFPDLEATLVKTLKHVRELRRTVRYTEENGLLRMFVPGAVLERLPPLLQGSDAMAGEWVDGTVVFIDVDAFTPVLHQEAPPESLRRLNANFEAIVPELLARGGIVDKFMGDAVMAVFRGPGHVDLALEACHAIHRQLGALASRGGEGAPYAHGVCMGLDSGDLVAGSVGAKASGRLDFTVLGDVVNTAARLAVRAGRGQVLVSGRAQARAASRFHLVPVEAGLFELARDEGQGPLGPEDATAFLPPEAAAVGRGG